The following proteins are encoded in a genomic region of Hymenobacter siberiensis:
- a CDS encoding RNA polymerase sigma factor, translated as MNTTPTLLPATDEELLVQRLIGRDEQALRELHDRYSRNLLAVIVRLVRDESLAQDVLQEGLLKVWLSIDRYDAARGRLFTWMVRVCCNQAIDAMRSPRHRFNSGTKSLEVGGAQRAQAPPSFNPEHIGLRELTLKLKPKQREVIDLLYFGGCTQVEAAEQLGIPLATVKTRARAALVVLAHMAR; from the coding sequence ATGAACACAACTCCGACGTTGCTGCCCGCAACGGACGAAGAGCTGCTCGTGCAGCGCCTGATAGGGCGCGACGAGCAAGCCCTGCGCGAGCTACACGACCGGTATTCCCGCAATCTGCTGGCAGTTATCGTGCGTCTGGTGCGCGATGAATCCCTGGCTCAGGATGTGCTGCAGGAAGGCTTGCTCAAGGTCTGGCTGAGCATCGACCGCTACGATGCCGCGCGGGGCCGCCTGTTTACCTGGATGGTTCGGGTGTGCTGCAACCAGGCCATCGACGCCATGCGCAGCCCCCGGCACCGTTTCAACAGCGGCACCAAGTCGCTGGAAGTAGGCGGAGCGCAACGCGCCCAGGCGCCCCCTTCCTTCAACCCCGAGCATATCGGTCTGCGCGAGCTCACCCTCAAGCTCAAGCCCAAACAGCGCGAGGTAATTGACCTGCTCTACTTCGGCGGCTGCACGCAGGTTGAAGCCGCCGAGCAGCTCGGTATTCCCCTGGCCACGGTGAAAACCCGCGCCCGTGCCGCCCTGGTAGTACTGGCCCACATGGCGAGGTAA